One Anaeromusa acidaminophila DSM 3853 genomic window, TTTATCGCTATGATGTCCGGTTTGTTTCATAATATGCCGTTCTCTGGCTCCCGCCAGAGCGGCAGAAGTAGCAAAGCCTCTGCGCAGGCTGTGCCCTGCGTAGCGCTGCGGATCAGCGCCGGTACGTTCCGCGAATTCTTTGACCGTTCTGGCAACTGCTTTATCCGAAAGGCGCTGCTGACGAATGCCGCCATTTTTAGTTAAAGAACGAAAAAGAGGCCCGCTGGTAATTCCCGAAATATCAAGCCAGGCTTTAATGGCGCGCACAGGACAAACCTCTGGGCGCTGACGGCGATACGAAATCCCTTTATATTGCCCTTTGCCGTCTGGGTCATTTTTGGCCCTGCCTAAAAACACTTTGACACCTTCAGGAAAAAAAGTTAAATCTTCCACATCCAACGCAACCAACTCCGAACGTCGGAAAGCGCCGGCAAAACCAAATAAAATCAAAGCCCGATTGCGAATTCCCAACGGCGTAGGGTCGAATACATCTGCAACTTGTGCTAAATCGGACCACATAACCGGCAGTTTTCCTTGCTGAAAGGTTCCTTTAGATTTACGTATGCCCTGGAGAGTCATCCGCACATCCGCCGAAAGCGTCGGTGATGGATATCCAGCCGCTTTATGAGCTTCAGAAATAGCGGTTGCCTTTCGAGAAACGGTATTTGCTTTGATAAAGTCAGCCAAATAGCTGAAATACTCTACAAGCGTTTCCGGCGTAGCAGGAAGTTCCATATATCCATGGTGTCGGCACCAATAGGAAAAATCATCCCAATCGCTTTGATACGCCCTTATCGTATTAACGGCCTTGGAGGAGGTCATATAACGAACAGCCTGCTCGGAGTACTTGCCACGGCGCCAAGGGCGCAACACAATAGACGACGATAAAGAAGAAGCCATTCGAACACACCTCCAAAATCAAGCACTATCATTAAAACTCTCTTGATTATACCATAGAACAAGACCTTAAAATGTGACCATCTTGTTACAATCATTCTAGCAAACTGTTGTATCTATTGTAATACATGCCATGAGAGTTGACAAAGGAGTCCATAAAGATTTATTATATATGTGAACACATATTCATATGTTTGTGTTTATACATGGAGGTGAAGGTTATGAAAGAAGCAATATGTGACATATGCGAAGAGCATTGCGAGCATCCTGAACGAATTGGCTGTGCCAAAGCTGGAATGCTGTCAGACACAACGATATTACGACTAGTAGAAACCTTTAAAATCCTAGGGGACGCCACGCGGCTCAAAATTTTGTGCGTATTAGCACAACAAGAGATGTGCGTCTGTGATATAGCTGCTGCACTCTCTATGGGACAGTCCGCCATTTCCCATCAATTGCGCGTATTACGCAGCGCCAGATTGGTAAAATATCGCAGAGAAGGCAAGTCTGCCTGGTATTCATTAGATGATGATCACGTCGTAGATCTCATGAAACGAGGTCTAGAGCATGTCAGCCATACGTAATGAACGTCCAGAAGACAAACTGGAGGTGAATAGATTGGATAAAGAATGCAGTTGTTCCTGTTGTCATGAAGCAACTCATGAAACAGCAGAGTTTCCAATTAAGAAGGCTATAGTGAATATAGACACAACCGATGTGTTTCGTATTGAAGGCATGGACTGCGCTGACTGCGCTGCAAAACTGGAGAAAAAGATCAACGCTTTAGCTGGAGTCCAGACGGCTACAGTAAACTTTGGCGCAGGAAAACTGACTGTAGAACACTCTTTAGCCGTTGCTGAAATTATCAAAGCCATAGAGCAAGCAGGCTATCAAGCTTTTAAAGACGGATTGAACCGTCGCAGTGCCGATACCCCAAGTCCTTCCTGGTGGCGCAAACCAAAAACAGTGGCAACCATTCTGTCAGGCGCGTTTCTTCTGCCGGCTGTCATACTGGAATGGAGCGGAGCTGGTGAAGAGGTGCTTATGCCGCTTTATATGGCCGCGATGATTCTAGGCGGCTACCATGTAGCCAAAAGCGGCCTTTACGGACTGAAAAGTTTTACTATGGACACTAACTTTCTCATGACCATAGCTGCTGTCGGAGCCGTTGCAATCCGAGAATGGGGCGAAGGCGCCATGGTTGTGTTCTTGTTTTCCTTGGGTAATGCTTTGCAGGCGTATACGCTGGATAAAACAAGAAACTCCATTCGCGCTTTGATGGACTTGGCTCCGCGTGAAGCACTGGTGCGTAGGAACGGTCAAGAACTCCAGTTAGAGGTAGAAGAAATTGCCATAAACGATGTCATTCTCGTAAAACCAGGGGAGCGTATTGCTATGGATGGAACGGTGACAAACGGCGTTTCTTCAGTAAATCAGGCTTCCATTACCGGGGAATCCATTCCTGTTGAAAAACAGCCTGGAGATATTGTCTATGCCGGTACGGTTAATGAAAACGGCGCATTAGAAATTACCGTAACCAAACTAGCAACAGATTCCACGCTGGCAAAAATCATGCACATGGTAGAGGAGGCGCAAACGAAAAAAGCGCCTATGCAGCAATTTGTAGATGTCTTTGCCAAATACTACACGCCGGTAGTCATTATCGCAGCATTAAGTTTCATCGCCATTCCCACACTGTTCTTTGGAGAACCTTTTGCTGTTTGGTTTTACAAAGCCTTAGTATTGCTGGTTATTTCCTGCCCTTGCGCTTTGGTTATCTCTACTCCTGTATCGATTGTCTCAGCCATTGGCAATGCCTCACGCCACGGCGTATTGATTAAAGGCGGCGCTCATTTAGAACATATGGGGAGCGTTGAAGCCATCGCCTTTGACAAAACCGGAACGCTTACTTCAGGGAAGCCAGTTGTAACAGATATTATTCCTTTAAACGGCATTCCCCAAGATGAACTTCTCGCTTTGGCAGCGGCGGTAGAAAAGTGGTCAGAGCACCCTTTAGCTAAAGCAATCGTCTCCTATGCGAAAGATACGCCGCTGCCAAGCATAAGTAATTTCCAAGCGCTACCTGGCCGTGGGGCGCAAGCGAATATAGGCGAACAAACTATTTATGTAGGCAGCCGGCGTTTGTTCGAAGAAATAGGCTGCGTTATCGCTGCGGATGAGCCTCGCTTAACTAGACTGGAGGAACAAGGAAAAACCGCCATGCTGGTAGGTACCCGTCAAAAAGTGCTGGGAGTTCTAGCGGTAGCTGATACTTTGCGTGAAGAAAGCAGCGCATCCTTGAGCGAACTCCGCACCGCTGGAGTTCGTACTATAGCTATGCTTACCGGCGACAATGAGCGCGTAGCTAAAACTATTGCGACAGAACTCAAGATTGACGCAGTTTACAGTGAATTACTTCCAGAAGAGAAAGCGATGGCGCTAAAACAACTTTCTAGCAAATACGGCCGCGTAGCCATGGTAGGAGACGGGGTAAACGATGCTCCGGCTTTAGCTACAGCGGATGTAGGAATTGCTATGGGGGTAGCTGGTTCGGACAGCGCGCTGGAAACAGCCGATATCGCGCTTATGTCCGACGACTTAAGCAAGCTGGCTTATATCATAAAACTCAGTCGTAAAACAGTAGCGATCATCAAGCAAAATGTTACTTTCTCCATTGCCATAAAACTCTTGTTTGTCGCAGGAACTTTTTTGGGGGTTGTGAACCTTTGGCTGGCGATCTTAGCCGATACAGGGGCTTCCTTGCTGGTCACGCTAAACGGCATGCGTTTGGCTAAGAAAATAGGTTAAGAACCCAAAAAATCTCGAAAGCCAAGTTATTCTCAATTAATTCTCATTTAAATAGCGAGTCGGAAATAGCAGCGTTATACGTTAGCTCTTACTGCAAATTTGAGTATTCTTATGCCGTTTCTTGCAAAAGCACCGTTTACGAAGCTTCAATAGCCGCAAACGGTGCTTTTTATAGTTCAACACATTAATTTTTAGAGGCAACGAACGAAGCAGTAGTAGAGTAGTAGAAATGAAATTACACTGAATCATGATGTAAAAGGTAAGAAATAAAACCCCTATTTTAAACGCAAATATTCCGTCCGATAAGTATAAATTATCGGACGGAATGTAAAATTTCTCAAATAAACTACCCTATTATAGCTTTTCAAACGGCGCAAAGCCAAGCTCTTCCCATAACAAGTTATGCTGCTGCTGTGCCAGCGCACTTAAGCGACGATGCAATAACCATTGACCATGGGCCAAATTCTTGAAAAAAATTTGCTCTAGCGGGAAAATAGTATGAGCAGCCAGCTGCTTATATAAACTTTCCAATCGTTCCAGCCAAGCTAGATATTGCCATAAACGTCCCAGCCAAAAATAATCCGTTCCTGTTTTCTCTTGAGTCTGACCTTGCGATATTTTCTCCCAAATCCGTTGCCGTTCGACCAACGGTTCAACCTCAACCTCCGGAAGAATCGAACGTTCTGCACTTGTCAGCCATTGCAGGTATTGCTCTTGAATCGCTTGACAATGCCTCCAAATTTCCAATTCTTGCGCTGATGCCCCAGGGGCCAGCATTTCTTCCAAAGCGGCTATACATGTTTTTTCCATTTTTTTGGCTACTTGCCAGCGTGAATTTGTACTCATTGACCACGTTCTCCTTGCATATATGTATATTAAAGAAAAGGCCCTTTCTGGCAGAAAAGGCCTTTTCTTACGCTCACAGCGATTTTATTGATCGGCCCGCAATTTACCGCCTTGGCCCAAATTTTCTTTCGGCATATCCCGCATGATGATGGTTACTGCCGAAGTAGGACAAGCAGCGGTCTCGGAAATGGCCTCCGTTACCCGTTTGACCA contains:
- a CDS encoding site-specific integrase, whose protein sequence is MASSLSSSIVLRPWRRGKYSEQAVRYMTSSKAVNTIRAYQSDWDDFSYWCRHHGYMELPATPETLVEYFSYLADFIKANTVSRKATAISEAHKAAGYPSPTLSADVRMTLQGIRKSKGTFQQGKLPVMWSDLAQVADVFDPTPLGIRNRALILFGFAGAFRRSELVALDVEDLTFFPEGVKVFLGRAKNDPDGKGQYKGISYRRQRPEVCPVRAIKAWLDISGITSGPLFRSLTKNGGIRQQRLSDKAVARTVKEFAERTGADPQRYAGHSLRRGFATSAALAGARERHIMKQTGHHSDKMVRRYIEESEIFSFDNMALMEKADGTRKGSDDYE
- a CDS encoding ArsR/SmtB family transcription factor, with protein sequence MKEAICDICEEHCEHPERIGCAKAGMLSDTTILRLVETFKILGDATRLKILCVLAQQEMCVCDIAAALSMGQSAISHQLRVLRSARLVKYRREGKSAWYSLDDDHVVDLMKRGLEHVSHT
- a CDS encoding heavy metal translocating P-type ATPase is translated as MKKAIVNIDTTDVFRIEGMDCADCAAKLEKKINALAGVQTATVNFGAGKLTVEHSLAVAEIIKAIEQAGYQAFKDGLNRRSADTPSPSWWRKPKTVATILSGAFLLPAVILEWSGAGEEVLMPLYMAAMILGGYHVAKSGLYGLKSFTMDTNFLMTIAAVGAVAIREWGEGAMVVFLFSLGNALQAYTLDKTRNSIRALMDLAPREALVRRNGQELQLEVEEIAINDVILVKPGERIAMDGTVTNGVSSVNQASITGESIPVEKQPGDIVYAGTVNENGALEITVTKLATDSTLAKIMHMVEEAQTKKAPMQQFVDVFAKYYTPVVIIAALSFIAIPTLFFGEPFAVWFYKALVLLVISCPCALVISTPVSIVSAIGNASRHGVLIKGGAHLEHMGSVEAIAFDKTGTLTSGKPVVTDIIPLNGIPQDELLALAAAVEKWSEHPLAKAIVSYAKDTPLPSISNFQALPGRGAQANIGEQTIYVGSRRLFEEIGCVIAADEPRLTRLEEQGKTAMLVGTRQKVLGVLAVADTLREESSASLSELRTAGVRTIAMLTGDNERVAKTIATELKIDAVYSELLPEEKAMALKQLSSKYGRVAMVGDGVNDAPALATADVGIAMGVAGSDSALETADIALMSDDLSKLAYIIKLSRKTVAIIKQNVTFSIAIKLLFVAGTFLGVVNLWLAILADTGASLLVTLNGMRLAKKIG
- a CDS encoding 4-oxalocrotonate tautomerase; the protein is MPIVQIDLIEGRTVEQKRELVKRVTEAISETAACPTSAVTIIMRDMPKENLGQGGKLRADQ